The Thermonema lapsum genome window below encodes:
- a CDS encoding sensor histidine kinase, with the protein MEHVHAELLNRFVLLAELTPDGELLSINDRLLAFLQLADFKSKQSLAAYLLNPLELSNALAQVQREGEWQGQWTFKVGEQLTNVAVTLAKLQEEDGRVYMIAHPLSSSQQLLERFRAVLDETTDLIIVVDAATGRIIDANDTAVQQLGFSLLVLLKRHLYQIDTSFPLYTTQAQWQEFVERLREEPKQRRSVRTSLRLTPDETLDVDATLKLERYLNQEYIIVIARDISEQVALEKKLDSKEKFFETLIESTEDTLLLVDKEGFIQYASPSCFKQWGYTVEELMGQSIQKLVHPDDSDFFEKVFKEIASTPKKLFKLTYRSLHKEGYYNWLEAQAKNLIREEAIGAILISAHNVTNQVLAEERIIQALQQAERLNQELEQHKAELLASQEELRQTNERLEKNNAELKKINQELDRFVYSASHDLRAPIASALGVITVCKMLDDAEQIKRYLELQEKGLKKLDSFIQDILDYSRNARLEVQREEIDLQTLVKGVFEQYAYMDNAGLIDKQIHIKARVPFYSDRRRLTVILNNLISNAIRYSSPRREHPYIKVNIKINEEKGEFVVEDNGIGIEEKHLPRIFDMFYRATQDQAGSGLGLYIVKETIEKLGGQISLKSKYGEGTTFRFVVPNLLNKTPHTN; encoded by the coding sequence ATGGAGCACGTACATGCTGAGCTACTCAACCGCTTTGTATTGTTGGCAGAGCTAACCCCCGACGGGGAATTGCTCTCCATCAACGACCGCTTGCTTGCTTTTTTGCAACTTGCTGATTTTAAGTCGAAACAGTCATTGGCTGCCTATCTGCTGAATCCATTAGAGCTGTCTAATGCCTTGGCACAAGTGCAGCGCGAGGGTGAGTGGCAAGGACAGTGGACCTTCAAAGTAGGAGAGCAACTGACCAATGTGGCGGTTACCCTTGCCAAGTTGCAAGAAGAAGATGGACGGGTGTACATGATTGCACACCCACTTTCCTCTTCGCAGCAGTTGCTGGAGCGTTTTCGGGCTGTGCTCGATGAAACCACCGACCTCATCATCGTGGTAGATGCTGCCACCGGGCGCATCATCGATGCCAACGATACTGCTGTACAGCAATTGGGCTTCAGCTTGTTGGTACTCTTGAAGCGTCATTTGTATCAAATAGACACCTCCTTCCCTTTATACACAACGCAGGCACAATGGCAGGAGTTTGTAGAAAGACTACGCGAAGAACCCAAACAGCGCCGGAGTGTGCGCACCTCGCTGCGCCTGACCCCCGACGAAACCTTGGATGTGGACGCCACCTTGAAGCTGGAGCGCTATCTCAATCAAGAATATATCATCGTGATAGCCCGGGACATCAGCGAGCAGGTAGCTCTGGAGAAAAAGCTGGACTCGAAGGAAAAATTTTTCGAAACGCTCATCGAAAGCACCGAAGATACTTTGCTGCTTGTTGATAAAGAAGGCTTTATCCAGTATGCATCACCCTCTTGTTTCAAGCAATGGGGATATACCGTAGAAGAATTGATGGGGCAGAGCATACAAAAACTGGTACACCCCGATGACAGCGATTTCTTCGAAAAGGTATTTAAAGAAATCGCCTCTACCCCCAAGAAGCTGTTTAAGCTCACTTATCGCTCTTTGCACAAAGAGGGGTATTACAACTGGCTGGAAGCACAAGCCAAAAACCTGATTCGGGAAGAAGCCATTGGCGCCATTCTCATCAGTGCCCACAACGTAACCAATCAGGTGTTGGCAGAAGAGCGCATCATACAGGCACTGCAACAAGCCGAACGTCTCAATCAAGAGTTAGAACAGCACAAAGCGGAGCTGCTTGCCAGCCAGGAGGAACTGCGCCAAACCAATGAAAGGCTTGAAAAGAACAATGCAGAGCTCAAAAAAATCAATCAAGAGCTTGACCGTTTTGTATATAGTGCTTCGCATGACTTGCGTGCCCCTATTGCTTCGGCTTTGGGCGTAATTACTGTTTGCAAGATGCTTGATGATGCCGAGCAGATAAAGCGCTACTTAGAACTTCAGGAAAAAGGACTTAAAAAACTCGACAGCTTCATTCAAGACATTCTCGACTACTCGCGCAATGCACGCTTGGAAGTGCAGCGCGAAGAGATAGACTTGCAGACGCTCGTCAAAGGGGTCTTTGAACAGTATGCTTATATGGACAATGCCGGGCTTATCGACAAGCAGATACATATAAAAGCGCGGGTGCCTTTTTATTCGGACCGCCGTCGCCTGACGGTTATACTCAACAACCTGATATCGAATGCGATTCGCTACAGCTCGCCTCGCCGAGAGCATCCTTATATCAAAGTGAATATTAAAATAAACGAAGAGAAAGGAGAGTTTGTCGTAGAAGACAACGGCATAGGCATAGAGGAAAAACATTTGCCGCGTATTTTTGATATGTTTTATCGGGCTACGCAAGACCAAGCCGGCTCAGGGCTGGGACTCTATATAGTGAAAGAAACCATCGAAAAACTGGGAGGGCAAATATCCTTGAAATCCAAATATGGTGAAGGCACCACTTTTCGCTTCGTAGTACCCAATTTGTTGAACAAAACACCCCACACCAACTGA
- the hisS gene encoding histidine--tRNA ligase, with amino-acid sequence MKIELGIPKGTRDFGPEQVAKRHYIMNHIREVFELFGYEPIETPAMELLSVLTGKYGEEGDQLLFRVLNSGDFWKEVSPEDVAKGSAHLANVICEKGLRYDLTVPFARYVVMHQHELAFPFKRYQMQPVWRGDSPQKGRYREFYQCDADVVGTDSLLCEAEIVLMIMEVFRRLGIEDYTIKINHRELLRAMSEWIGAAGQEQALCVAIDKLDKIGQEGVVRELQERGFAQNQIQQLLPLFEVKGTYAEVLKHFAQQLKELASAKKAIEDLQTIQNLLEEASGQPLDTFPLMLDPTLARGLSYYTGAIFEVKVNNVAIGSVSGGGRYDNLTGTFGKEGLTGVGFSFGLDRLYDVMEALDLFPKNTRAGVDVMLVHFDTESRKGLLPLLQRLRGASIKAELYPQADKLKKQMKYAHKKGTPWVLLAGSEELQRQSVQLKNMYTGEQLEISMDEVVGFLKQKLYNG; translated from the coding sequence ATGAAAATAGAATTAGGCATACCTAAAGGAACTCGCGATTTTGGACCGGAGCAGGTAGCAAAGCGTCATTATATCATGAATCATATCCGTGAAGTCTTTGAGTTGTTTGGATATGAGCCCATTGAAACGCCTGCTATGGAGCTGCTCTCGGTGCTTACTGGCAAGTACGGCGAGGAGGGCGACCAACTGCTGTTTCGAGTGCTCAATTCCGGAGACTTTTGGAAAGAAGTATCGCCAGAGGATGTAGCCAAGGGCTCAGCGCATTTAGCCAATGTGATTTGTGAAAAAGGCTTGCGCTATGACCTTACCGTGCCTTTTGCTCGCTATGTGGTGATGCACCAACATGAATTGGCATTTCCCTTCAAGCGCTATCAGATGCAGCCGGTGTGGCGTGGCGACTCGCCTCAAAAAGGTCGTTATCGCGAGTTTTACCAATGCGATGCCGACGTGGTAGGTACCGACTCGCTGCTTTGTGAGGCAGAAATCGTGCTGATGATTATGGAAGTATTTCGGCGTTTGGGCATTGAAGATTATACCATAAAAATCAATCACCGCGAATTGTTGCGCGCCATGAGCGAGTGGATTGGTGCTGCGGGGCAGGAACAGGCACTTTGCGTTGCCATTGACAAATTAGACAAAATAGGGCAGGAGGGGGTGGTGCGCGAGTTGCAAGAGCGGGGCTTTGCACAAAACCAAATCCAGCAGCTTTTGCCTTTGTTTGAAGTGAAAGGTACCTATGCAGAGGTGCTGAAGCACTTTGCACAACAGCTGAAGGAGCTTGCTTCGGCAAAAAAAGCAATAGAAGACCTGCAAACGATTCAAAACCTGCTGGAGGAAGCAAGCGGGCAACCATTGGATACTTTCCCGTTGATGTTAGACCCAACTTTGGCACGTGGTCTTTCATACTACACAGGGGCGATTTTTGAAGTGAAGGTGAACAATGTGGCAATAGGTAGTGTGAGTGGTGGCGGGCGCTACGACAACCTGACTGGTACTTTTGGCAAAGAGGGACTGACCGGCGTGGGCTTTTCTTTTGGTTTAGACCGCCTCTATGATGTCATGGAAGCGCTTGATTTGTTTCCCAAAAATACACGCGCCGGCGTCGATGTAATGCTCGTGCATTTTGATACAGAGTCTCGCAAGGGGCTGCTGCCTTTGTTGCAACGCTTGCGCGGTGCCAGTATCAAGGCAGAACTTTATCCCCAAGCCGATAAGCTTAAAAAGCAGATGAAATATGCCCATAAGAAAGGAACCCCTTGGGTGCTTTTGGCAGGAAGCGAAGAGCTGCAAAGGCAGTCGGTGCAGTTGAAGAACATGTACACTGGTGAGCAGCTTGAGATAAGCATGGATGAGGTAGTTGGATTTTTGAAACAAAAATTGTATAATGGTTAG
- a CDS encoding NADH-quinone oxidoreductase subunit N translates to MKQLFSHSFIDSFAYRFENIYQSLGFLLPETALLAGIVLLLLLAIITRKAYGMRIAFWAVAVMMATLFAQLFFLVGQLRSFSSEAPLYLMADTLCVFHPLQIQARIALTLGALLFGVVFLFELLGRHRNESVEWLFWGLSALLGLDLLLLSAHFLTFYLSFELSSIATYFLLSVGRQRRQHEALIKYVLFGAFASALMLYGISWIYGLAGSMDFTQADFWHHLQKAPSLWLYIAWALFAAGVFFKLSVVPFHFWAPDAYEGAPAMSLAFVSAMPKVAILAFMMLLSRQMVAFAALQTVWGQLLMAVALASLLLGNFAALRQQNLKRLLAYATIAHMGTLLLPVVAIGYEGAEAVFLYYWAVYALALFVIFALASHQQIEQIADLRRFHCSTGTKLAWGVVAFSLTGLPPTAGFLGKLGVFVHFWKMAASYHFALLLWATALLSTAVALAYYIKIPYALFFKQESKVGAPTTGVDAALLPAMIIALLLVLAILWAYPFA, encoded by the coding sequence ATGAAGCAACTGTTTAGCCATTCTTTCATAGACTCATTTGCCTACCGCTTTGAAAATATCTACCAAAGCCTGGGCTTTTTGTTGCCGGAAACAGCCCTCTTGGCAGGCATCGTTTTGTTGTTGCTGCTTGCCATAATCACACGCAAAGCCTATGGGATGCGTATTGCCTTTTGGGCAGTCGCTGTTATGATGGCAACTTTGTTTGCGCAGCTCTTTTTTCTTGTAGGGCAACTGCGCAGCTTCTCGAGCGAAGCCCCTCTGTATTTGATGGCAGATACCTTATGTGTTTTCCATCCCTTGCAAATACAAGCACGTATAGCCTTGACCCTAGGGGCTTTGTTATTTGGTGTTGTCTTTCTCTTTGAGCTGCTGGGACGCCATCGCAACGAAAGTGTGGAGTGGCTGTTTTGGGGGCTTTCGGCTTTGTTAGGCTTGGACTTGCTGCTGCTAAGTGCCCATTTTCTTACTTTTTACCTGAGCTTTGAGTTGAGCTCTATTGCTACTTATTTTTTATTGAGCGTGGGGCGGCAGCGACGACAGCATGAGGCACTCATAAAGTATGTTTTGTTCGGGGCTTTTGCCTCAGCCCTGATGCTCTACGGTATCTCGTGGATTTATGGACTTGCCGGAAGCATGGATTTTACCCAAGCCGATTTTTGGCATCATTTGCAAAAAGCGCCTTCCCTGTGGTTATATATTGCTTGGGCACTCTTTGCCGCAGGTGTATTTTTCAAGCTGAGCGTAGTGCCTTTTCATTTTTGGGCACCCGATGCCTACGAAGGAGCGCCTGCCATGAGCCTTGCTTTTGTGTCGGCGATGCCCAAAGTAGCTATACTTGCTTTTATGATGCTATTGAGCAGACAGATGGTGGCATTTGCTGCCTTGCAGACAGTATGGGGGCAATTGCTCATGGCAGTAGCATTGGCTTCGTTGCTGCTTGGTAACTTTGCCGCTTTGCGGCAGCAGAACCTGAAGCGTCTGCTGGCGTACGCTACCATCGCACACATGGGCACGCTGCTGTTGCCGGTAGTGGCTATAGGCTACGAGGGGGCAGAAGCCGTATTTTTGTATTATTGGGCGGTGTATGCGCTCGCTCTGTTTGTGATATTTGCCTTGGCATCGCATCAGCAAATAGAGCAAATTGCCGATTTGAGGCGTTTTCACTGTTCGACAGGAACTAAGCTGGCATGGGGAGTAGTGGCTTTTTCTTTGACAGGGCTACCACCTACTGCCGGTTTCTTGGGAAAGTTGGGTGTCTTTGTACACTTTTGGAAGATGGCAGCCTCGTATCACTTTGCTTTGCTGTTGTGGGCAACGGCTTTGCTAAGTACAGCCGTGGCGCTGGCTTATTACATCAAAATACCTTATGCGCTCTTTTTCAAGCAAGAAAGCAAAGTAGGAGCGCCCACTACTGGGGTAGATGCCGCTTTATTGCCGGCTATGATAATTGCCCTGTTGTTGGTGTTGGCTATCTTGTGGGCTTACCCCTTTGCTTAA
- the folD gene encoding bifunctional methylenetetrahydrofolate dehydrogenase/methenyltetrahydrofolate cyclohydrolase FolD: MILLDGKKLSAEIKAELAQEVQRMKDVGQRPPHLAAVLVGNDGASETYVASKVKRCHEVGFESTLVRLPENITEEALLEEIEKLNENPTIDGFIVQLPLPKHIDESRVIQAIRPEKDVDGFHPINVGRMVKGLPAYIPATPFGIVEMLRRYEVPTAGKHCVVIGRSQIVGMPMSILMARKGEPGNCTVTICHSYTKELAAFTREADIIVAALGKPEFLTADMVKEGAVVIDVGISRIKDDSNPKGYVIKGDVKFDEVAPKASYITPVPGGVGLMTVVSLLYNTLLAAQKKIYS; this comes from the coding sequence ATGATTTTATTGGATGGCAAAAAGTTGTCGGCGGAAATCAAAGCCGAATTGGCACAAGAAGTACAGCGCATGAAAGATGTGGGGCAGCGTCCGCCTCATCTGGCAGCCGTATTGGTTGGCAATGATGGTGCCAGCGAGACTTATGTTGCCAGCAAGGTAAAACGATGCCACGAGGTGGGTTTTGAATCTACTTTGGTGCGCTTACCAGAGAATATAACCGAGGAGGCTTTGCTCGAAGAAATAGAAAAGTTGAACGAAAATCCCACCATAGATGGCTTTATTGTTCAATTGCCTTTACCCAAACACATAGACGAGAGCCGTGTGATTCAAGCCATACGCCCTGAAAAAGACGTAGATGGTTTTCATCCTATCAATGTTGGGCGCATGGTGAAGGGGCTACCTGCCTACATACCGGCAACCCCTTTTGGCATAGTGGAGATGTTGCGGCGCTATGAGGTGCCTACTGCCGGCAAGCATTGCGTGGTCATTGGACGCAGTCAGATAGTAGGTATGCCCATGAGTATCTTGATGGCGCGCAAAGGGGAACCGGGCAATTGTACAGTAACCATTTGCCATAGCTATACGAAAGAGCTTGCCGCTTTTACTCGTGAGGCAGACATTATTGTGGCAGCTTTGGGTAAACCTGAATTCTTGACTGCTGACATGGTAAAAGAAGGTGCGGTAGTGATAGATGTGGGGATATCCAGAATAAAAGATGATAGCAACCCCAAAGGGTATGTAATCAAAGGCGACGTGAAATTTGATGAAGTAGCGCCGAAAGCAAGTTATATTACACCGGTTCCGGGTGGCGTAGGACTCATGACCGTTGTATCTTTGCTGTACAACACTTTATTAGCAGCACAGAAGAAAATTTATTCATGA
- the infC gene encoding translation initiation factor IF-3, giving the protein MRKNSTKSTGGRVKEEPYRINEKIRAKEVRLVGDNVQQGIYSIEEALKIAEQQGLDLVEIAPNVTPPVCRVIDYSKFKYEQKKREKEIKAKAQKIVVKEIRFGPNTDEHDFNFKLKHARSFLEEGAKVKAYVQFAGRSIVFKDRGEVLLLKMATELEDVAKVEQMPTLEGKRMIMILAPLPKKKKKSEDKDKE; this is encoded by the coding sequence ATGCGCAAAAACTCAACAAAATCAACGGGAGGAAGAGTAAAAGAAGAACCCTACCGCATCAACGAAAAGATACGAGCTAAAGAAGTTCGTTTGGTAGGCGATAACGTACAGCAAGGCATCTACTCCATCGAAGAAGCACTGAAGATAGCCGAACAACAAGGGCTTGACCTGGTAGAGATAGCGCCCAATGTAACCCCTCCTGTTTGCCGGGTTATCGACTACTCCAAGTTCAAGTATGAACAAAAGAAACGCGAAAAGGAAATCAAAGCCAAAGCGCAAAAAATAGTCGTTAAGGAAATCCGCTTTGGTCCTAACACCGACGAACACGACTTCAACTTCAAGCTCAAGCATGCGCGCAGCTTCTTGGAAGAGGGTGCCAAAGTAAAAGCTTATGTACAGTTTGCCGGTCGTAGCATCGTTTTCAAAGACCGTGGCGAAGTACTGCTTCTGAAAATGGCTACCGAGCTGGAAGATGTAGCTAAAGTAGAGCAAATGCCCACATTGGAAGGAAAGCGTATGATTATGATACTTGCGCCTTTGCCTAAGAAAAAGAAAAAGTCGGAAGATAAAGACAAAGAGTAG
- the rpmI gene encoding 50S ribosomal protein L35 has protein sequence MPKQKTNSGAKKRFKLTATGKIKRKHAYKSHILTKKSTKRKRNLTHSTLVHPADAPRIKALLALK, from the coding sequence ATGCCAAAGCAAAAAACCAATTCAGGAGCCAAAAAGCGTTTCAAGCTGACGGCTACCGGCAAAATCAAGCGTAAGCACGCTTACAAAAGCCACATCTTGACCAAAAAGAGCACCAAGCGCAAGCGCAATCTTACGCACTCTACGTTGGTGCATCCTGCCGATGCCCCGCGCATCAAAGCTTTGTTGGCACTTAAGTAA
- the rplT gene encoding 50S ribosomal protein L20, producing MSRSVNHVASRARRKKMLKFAKGYFGRRKNVWTIAKNAVERAWQYAYRDRKRRKRDFRRLWIMRINAAARQHGMSYSQFMGLYNKSGMQLNRKVLADLAMNHPETFAAIVEKVKSVQA from the coding sequence ATGTCTCGTTCAGTAAACCATGTAGCATCGCGCGCACGCCGCAAAAAAATGTTGAAGTTTGCCAAAGGTTATTTTGGCAGAAGAAAGAATGTATGGACCATAGCCAAAAACGCCGTAGAGCGCGCATGGCAGTATGCTTATCGCGACAGGAAGCGCCGCAAGCGTGATTTTCGTCGTCTGTGGATTATGCGTATCAATGCGGCAGCCCGCCAGCACGGGATGTCTTACTCTCAATTCATGGGCTTGTACAACAAGTCGGGCATGCAGCTCAACCGTAAGGTATTGGCAGATTTAGCCATGAATCACCCCGAAACCTTTGCTGCCATCGTAGAGAAAGTAAAATCGGTACAAGCTTAA
- a CDS encoding alpha-ketoacid dehydrogenase subunit alpha/beta — protein sequence MAVAEKKILSKLQLTKEEILNDYRLACESREASILGRKEVFMGKAKFGIFGDGKELAQIAMAKAFQKGDWRSGYYRDQTFMMAIGVLTLEEFFAQLYADTNPEHEPATAGRCMNSHFATHLVDEQGKWLNHTERYNSSADVSPTAAQMPRLLGLAWASKLYRENPDLRPFKQFSNNGNEIAFGTIGNASTSEGMFFEVMNAAGVMQVPVLMSVWDDGYGISVSQEYHTIKQSISKALKGFQSDKDGKGFEIYEVKGWDYPALLETYRKAAAACRQNHTPALVHVTEITQQLGHSTSGSHERYKSPERLEWERTYDCNRKFKEWILENGIATEEELEQIEKEALARVKQARDTAWRNYLKGVKEYTDSALTLLQEAASSSKLHAEEIAAIVKEFKETINPIKRDAFRAVKRVIRVLRDEKDLPARHALVEWVKEKSAQAHDEYSSHLYSETEESPLRVAEVKPVYSDNSPLVDGREIMQNYFDALFARDPRVIAFGEDVGRIGDVNQGMAGLQEKYGEIRITDTSIRECSILGQAIGIAMRGLRPIAEIQYLDYILYAVQIMSDDLATLRYRTKGRQKAPVIVRTRGHRLEGIWHSGSPIGMLLHSLRGMHVLVPRDMVRAAGFYNTMMKSDDPALIIECLNGYRLKERMPDNLADITVPLGVPEVLREGEDVTIVTYGSMCRIVMQAAEELAALGVSCEVIDVQSLLPFDIHHRIVESVKKTNRLVVADEDVSGGATGFMLQKIVEEQGAYRWLDSQPMTIPAKDHRPAYGSDGDYFSKPNVEEIVDKVYAMMHEFNPAKFPALYE from the coding sequence ATGGCAGTAGCAGAAAAAAAGATTCTTTCTAAGCTTCAATTGACCAAAGAAGAGATACTCAACGATTACCGCTTGGCATGCGAAAGCCGCGAGGCAAGTATCTTAGGGCGTAAGGAAGTCTTTATGGGGAAAGCCAAATTTGGCATCTTTGGCGATGGCAAAGAACTGGCGCAGATAGCTATGGCAAAAGCCTTTCAAAAGGGCGATTGGCGCTCGGGCTACTATCGCGACCAGACCTTTATGATGGCAATTGGCGTCCTCACACTCGAAGAGTTTTTTGCACAACTTTATGCCGATACCAACCCGGAGCATGAACCTGCCACAGCGGGGCGTTGCATGAACTCCCACTTTGCCACCCACCTTGTCGATGAGCAGGGCAAGTGGTTGAACCACACCGAGCGCTACAACTCGTCTGCCGATGTTTCGCCCACAGCAGCTCAAATGCCTCGCCTTTTGGGTTTGGCATGGGCATCGAAGCTTTACCGTGAAAACCCCGACTTGCGTCCTTTCAAACAGTTCTCTAACAACGGCAACGAAATAGCCTTTGGCACCATTGGCAATGCTTCTACCTCCGAAGGCATGTTCTTTGAGGTGATGAACGCAGCCGGCGTCATGCAGGTGCCTGTGCTCATGTCTGTATGGGATGACGGTTACGGTATTTCTGTATCGCAAGAGTACCACACCATCAAGCAAAGCATATCGAAAGCCCTGAAAGGATTTCAGAGCGACAAAGACGGCAAAGGCTTTGAAATTTATGAGGTGAAAGGGTGGGACTACCCCGCTTTGTTGGAAACCTATCGCAAGGCAGCCGCTGCGTGCCGTCAAAACCATACCCCCGCATTAGTACATGTAACCGAAATCACACAACAGTTAGGGCACTCCACCTCCGGTTCACACGAGCGCTACAAATCACCCGAGCGTTTGGAGTGGGAGCGCACCTATGATTGCAATCGTAAGTTCAAGGAGTGGATTCTTGAAAACGGCATCGCTACCGAAGAGGAACTCGAACAGATAGAAAAAGAAGCTTTAGCACGTGTGAAGCAAGCGCGCGATACGGCTTGGCGCAACTATTTGAAAGGAGTGAAGGAATACACCGACAGCGCACTGACACTGCTGCAAGAAGCAGCCAGCAGCTCGAAGTTGCATGCCGAAGAAATTGCTGCTATTGTCAAGGAGTTTAAAGAAACCATCAACCCCATCAAGCGCGACGCTTTCCGTGCGGTCAAGCGTGTGATACGTGTGTTGCGCGATGAAAAAGACCTGCCTGCGCGTCATGCTTTGGTAGAGTGGGTGAAAGAAAAGAGCGCCCAAGCACACGATGAGTACAGTTCGCACCTGTATAGCGAAACGGAGGAGTCGCCCTTGCGGGTGGCTGAAGTCAAGCCTGTTTATTCTGACAACAGCCCTTTGGTAGATGGGCGTGAAATCATGCAAAATTATTTTGATGCCCTCTTCGCCCGTGACCCGCGCGTAATTGCTTTTGGCGAAGACGTGGGGCGTATCGGGGACGTTAATCAAGGGATGGCTGGCTTGCAGGAAAAGTATGGAGAAATACGTATTACCGACACTTCTATTCGGGAGTGCAGCATTTTGGGACAAGCTATAGGCATAGCCATGCGTGGGCTGCGCCCTATTGCCGAAATTCAATATCTCGATTACATCCTCTATGCCGTACAAATCATGTCAGATGACTTGGCTACCCTGCGTTACCGTACCAAAGGGCGTCAGAAGGCACCTGTCATTGTGCGTACGCGAGGACACCGCCTCGAAGGCATCTGGCATTCTGGCTCACCCATAGGCATGCTATTGCACAGCCTCAGGGGCATGCATGTGCTGGTGCCGCGCGATATGGTACGAGCCGCCGGCTTCTATAACACCATGATGAAGTCCGATGACCCAGCTTTGATTATCGAGTGTCTGAACGGCTACCGATTGAAAGAGCGCATGCCCGACAACCTCGCCGATATTACAGTGCCTTTGGGGGTACCCGAAGTGCTGCGTGAAGGCGAGGACGTTACCATCGTAACCTATGGTTCTATGTGCCGTATTGTGATGCAGGCAGCCGAAGAGCTGGCAGCGCTGGGCGTCAGCTGTGAGGTAATTGACGTGCAGTCTTTATTACCCTTCGATATCCATCACCGCATCGTGGAGTCGGTGAAGAAAACCAACCGTTTGGTGGTTGCCGATGAGGATGTAAGCGGCGGTGCTACCGGCTTTATGTTACAAAAGATTGTGGAAGAGCAGGGGGCTTACCGATGGTTGGATTCTCAACCCATGACCATCCCCGCCAAAGACCATCGCCCGGCTTATGGCTCCGATGGAGATTACTTCTCTAAGCCCAATGTAGAAGAAATCGTGGACAAAGTGTATGCCATGATGCATGAGTTCAACCCGGCGAAGTTTCCCGCTTTGTATGAATAA